One segment of Chryseobacterium turcicum DNA contains the following:
- a CDS encoding helix-turn-helix domain-containing protein produces the protein MKICGQNIRKIRRDRDLTQEYMAFEMGISQKAYSDIENSKVKIHLDILTKISDILKIKPSEICSISHKCSTDDYEDKYNELIEYMKKNNISLPQNL, from the coding sequence ATGAAAATTTGTGGACAAAATATCAGAAAAATAAGACGCGACCGTGACCTTACTCAGGAATATATGGCATTCGAAATGGGTATTTCACAAAAAGCATACTCTGATATCGAAAATTCAAAAGTGAAAATCCATCTCGATATTCTCACAAAAATTTCAGACATTCTTAAAATAAAACCCTCTGAAATTTGCAGCATTTCTCACAAGTGCAGTACAGACGATTACGAAGACAAATACAATGAGCTTATTGAGTATATGAAAAAGAATAATATTTCTTTACCTCAAAATTTATAG
- the ccoN gene encoding cytochrome-c oxidase, cbb3-type subunit I: METQKFHYDNNIVRAFLYATVVFGIIGFILGLTAALMLFYPELPEFLFGTDDTTIQSLRSGNIQGLINSQGALGFGRIRMLHTSAVIFAFVCNSFFCGAYYSMQRLLKTRMYSDTLSWIHFWTWQIMIIAVVITFLMGINTSKEYAEHEWPIDILITFSWVIFGINMFGTIAKRRVRHLYVAVWFYIATWIAVAMLHIFNNLEVPLSFTSWKSYSAYSGVKDALVQWWYGHNAVAFVLTTPVLGLMYYFMPKAANRPVFSYKLSIIHFWSLIFVYLWAGPHHLQYTALPAWAQAVGTGFSIMLIAPSWGGMLNGLLTLRGAWDKVRDNPILKFFVVAVTCYGMATFEGPLLATKSLNKIGHYTDWVIGHVHLGALGWNGFMAFGVIYYLIPIMWRTELWSKKLANWHFWLGTLGIIFYAVPMYIAGFTQGLMWKQFNPDGTLLWKNWLDTVTAIIPYFKMRFLGGLFYLSGAILMVVNVYKTVRKGSFQKEVPAEAPALANVGTGRKEGEGVHLWLERTPHLLSILAFVAIAIGGLVEIVPTLTVKSNLPIISAVKPYSPLELEGRDLYIREGCNSCHSQMIRPFRDEVMRFDGKNGEYSKAGEFVYDRPFLWGSKRTGPDLHREGARNPDSWHLKHMYNPRITSAGSIMPRFPWLISNKLDRSRMVDKMSLMKNTFDVPYTKAQIDSANKWADNQSKAIVKRIYSEATDVKDQMDQEKIAKGNNFIPMEQREIIAMIAYLQRLGTDIKTTDIKTASVD, from the coding sequence ATGGAGACGCAAAAATTTCATTATGACAATAATATTGTCAGAGCATTCCTCTATGCCACCGTAGTATTCGGAATCATCGGTTTTATTTTAGGATTAACCGCTGCTTTGATGCTATTTTATCCTGAATTGCCAGAATTTTTATTTGGTACTGATGATACGACTATTCAAAGTTTAAGAAGTGGAAATATTCAGGGGCTTATTAATTCTCAGGGTGCTTTAGGCTTCGGAAGAATCAGAATGCTTCATACGAGTGCGGTGATTTTTGCTTTTGTCTGTAATTCTTTTTTCTGTGGTGCTTATTATAGTATGCAGCGACTTCTCAAAACAAGAATGTACAGTGATACGCTATCATGGATTCATTTCTGGACATGGCAAATTATGATTATTGCCGTTGTTATTACTTTCTTAATGGGAATTAATACTTCAAAAGAATATGCGGAGCATGAATGGCCGATTGATATTTTGATTACTTTCTCTTGGGTAATTTTCGGAATCAATATGTTTGGAACGATTGCCAAAAGAAGAGTTCGTCATTTATATGTTGCCGTTTGGTTTTATATTGCAACATGGATTGCCGTTGCGATGCTTCACATATTCAACAATTTAGAAGTTCCATTATCATTTACGAGCTGGAAATCATATTCTGCGTATTCAGGTGTGAAAGATGCTTTGGTACAATGGTGGTACGGTCACAATGCAGTAGCTTTTGTACTAACGACACCGGTTTTAGGTTTAATGTATTATTTTATGCCTAAAGCAGCCAACCGACCGGTATTTTCATATAAATTATCCATTATTCACTTTTGGTCATTAATCTTCGTATATCTCTGGGCAGGACCTCATCACCTTCAATATACGGCTCTTCCAGCTTGGGCTCAAGCGGTGGGAACAGGTTTCTCTATCATGCTGATTGCTCCGTCTTGGGGTGGAATGCTGAACGGATTATTAACTTTAAGAGGAGCCTGGGATAAAGTAAGAGACAATCCTATCCTGAAGTTCTTTGTCGTTGCAGTTACCTGCTATGGAATGGCCACTTTTGAAGGGCCACTTTTAGCCACCAAATCTTTAAATAAAATCGGGCACTATACCGATTGGGTAATTGGTCACGTACATTTAGGTGCTTTAGGGTGGAATGGCTTCATGGCATTTGGAGTTATCTATTATCTAATCCCGATTATGTGGAGAACTGAACTTTGGTCTAAAAAATTAGCAAACTGGCATTTCTGGCTCGGAACTTTAGGTATTATTTTCTATGCTGTACCCATGTATATCGCTGGATTTACCCAAGGTTTGATGTGGAAACAATTTAATCCCGACGGAACTTTATTGTGGAAAAACTGGCTAGATACTGTAACTGCGATTATTCCATACTTTAAAATGAGATTCTTAGGTGGATTATTTTATCTGAGCGGAGCAATTTTAATGGTTGTCAATGTTTACAAAACTGTTAGAAAAGGTTCATTCCAAAAAGAAGTTCCTGCAGAAGCACCCGCTTTAGCCAATGTAGGTACGGGCAGAAAAGAAGGCGAAGGCGTGCATCTTTGGCTAGAAAGAACCCCTCACCTATTATCAATATTAGCTTTCGTAGCAATTGCCATCGGTGGATTGGTAGAAATTGTTCCTACGTTAACTGTAAAAAGCAACTTACCTATAATATCAGCGGTAAAACCTTATTCACCATTAGAACTAGAAGGAAGAGATCTTTATATAAGAGAAGGCTGTAATTCTTGTCACTCACAAATGATCAGACCTTTCCGTGATGAAGTAATGAGATTTGATGGTAAAAACGGAGAATACTCTAAAGCCGGAGAATTCGTTTACGACAGACCATTTTTATGGGGATCAAAAAGAACAGGACCCGATCTTCACAGAGAAGGCGCAAGAAACCCAGATTCATGGCACCTAAAACATATGTACAACCCAAGAATTACTTCTGCAGGTTCTATTATGCCCCGTTTCCCTTGGTTGATTAGCAATAAATTGGATCGTTCTAGAATGGTTGATAAAATGTCTTTGATGAAAAATACGTTTGATGTTCCTTACACCAAAGCACAGATAGACTCAGCAAATAAATGGGCCGATAATCAGTCTAAAGCAATTGTAAAGAGAATTTACTCTGAGGCCACCGATGTCAAAGACCAGATGGATCAAGAAAAAATCGCCAAAGGAAACAATTTTATTCCGATGGAGCAAAGAGAAATTATCGCGATGATTGCCTATCTGCAAAGATTGGGAACCGACATCAAAACGACGGATATTAAGACAGCAAGCGTAGATTAA
- a CDS encoding cbb3-type cytochrome c oxidase N-terminal domain-containing protein produces MKTRTPISIYIAITIGITVLAFEMFAQDSDYFSTPFFWALLIIITILLLIMNSIGDLVENERFARLTDEEKQEYITNNTTPYIQKLWNSAFKKQSQTEEKDLLIDHGFDGITELDNSLPKWWIGLFYFGIIFCAVYIIAFAFTDYAHPEAEYEKESKLQLASIAEYEKNAPPINLETAKYSADYIAEGEQLFKTNCVTCHADGGKGGIGPNLTDTYWINIKEKSLFKNVFWMLENGSPNNPTMRPFIKDGTITGRDAEKIASYIYHINQEKSPVTEKQGGAAPQGEAVKWQE; encoded by the coding sequence ATGAAAACGAGAACCCCCATATCTATATATATAGCAATAACGATAGGTATTACTGTATTGGCGTTCGAAATGTTCGCACAAGATTCTGATTATTTTTCTACACCGTTCTTTTGGGCCTTGCTTATTATCATTACCATTTTGCTGCTCATCATGAATTCTATCGGAGATTTAGTAGAAAACGAAAGATTCGCTAGGCTTACCGATGAAGAAAAGCAAGAATACATTACCAATAACACAACACCATATATTCAGAAGCTTTGGAATTCAGCTTTTAAAAAACAATCCCAAACTGAAGAAAAAGACCTTCTCATCGACCATGGTTTCGACGGAATTACCGAACTCGATAATTCTTTACCTAAATGGTGGATTGGTCTTTTCTACTTCGGAATTATTTTCTGCGCCGTGTATATTATTGCATTTGCCTTCACAGATTACGCTCATCCTGAAGCAGAATATGAGAAAGAATCTAAACTGCAATTAGCTTCCATCGCAGAATATGAAAAAAATGCGCCGCCAATTAATTTAGAAACGGCAAAATACAGTGCAGATTATATTGCAGAAGGGGAACAGCTTTTTAAAACCAATTGTGTAACCTGCCATGCAGACGGCGGAAAAGGCGGAATTGGTCCCAACTTAACCGACACGTACTGGATTAACATCAAAGAAAAAAGCTTATTTAAAAATGTTTTCTGGATGCTTGAAAATGGCTCACCAAACAATCCGACCATGCGCCCTTTCATAAAAGACGGAACCATTACCGGAAGAGACGCAGAAAAAATCGCATCCTATATATATCATATTAATCAGGAAAAATCTCCTGTTACAGAAAAACAAGGTGGTGCTGCACCACAAGGTGAAGCTGTAAAATGGCAAGAATAA